A single Nodosilinea sp. PGN35 DNA region contains:
- a CDS encoding tetratricopeptide repeat protein produces MPPIRPTYILADEPTVSVPRDPSLLAQAERIAKGYHQCQAAEASQWLKQGLAHLRKGQYTPALSLLQQALQSYRNLGDKERQAKVLLTLASLYYRVADYLWAADYGRQCLRLARELGDEALMQQTLGHLGNSYRHLGNLQRALEYMGQSLTMAKKLGDRPGEMRSLNNLAMIYRAKGLTRQAATLYEASLMMATSLGDRSTRLQILQNLGNTYLTLREYPQAIDCYERFLTVSEGSEGATDNRTNRRILTQLTLASIALGDHNRAIVHLQHHLSIACALGDTKGAAALLDDLKRSYVALSEARVAVLRPELTSV; encoded by the coding sequence ATGCCTCCCATCCGCCCCACCTACATTCTTGCCGATGAGCCAACGGTGAGCGTGCCCCGAGATCCGTCTCTGCTGGCCCAGGCCGAGCGCATTGCTAAGGGTTACCACCAGTGCCAGGCGGCAGAAGCGTCGCAATGGTTAAAGCAGGGGTTAGCCCACCTGCGCAAAGGTCAGTACACTCCGGCCCTATCGCTGTTGCAGCAGGCGCTGCAAAGCTACCGCAACCTGGGGGACAAAGAGCGCCAGGCCAAGGTGCTGCTCACCCTGGCCAGCCTGTATTATCGCGTGGCCGACTACCTGTGGGCGGCTGACTACGGGCGGCAGTGCCTGCGCCTTGCCCGCGAGCTGGGGGACGAGGCCCTGATGCAGCAGACCCTCGGCCACCTGGGCAACAGCTATCGTCACCTGGGCAACCTGCAGCGAGCGCTTGAGTACATGGGCCAAAGCCTGACCATGGCGAAGAAACTTGGCGATCGCCCCGGTGAAATGCGATCGCTCAACAACCTGGCCATGATCTACCGCGCCAAGGGGCTCACCCGCCAGGCCGCCACCCTCTACGAAGCCAGCCTGATGATGGCCACCAGCCTGGGCGACCGCAGCACCAGACTGCAAATCTTGCAGAACCTGGGCAACACCTACCTCACTCTGCGGGAGTATCCCCAGGCGATCGACTGCTACGAACGCTTTTTGACCGTCAGCGAAGGTAGCGAGGGGGCCACCGACAACCGCACCAACCGCCGCATTCTCACCCAGCTCACCCTGGCCAGCATTGCCCTGGGCGACCACAATCGGGCGATCGTGCACCTCCAGCACCATCTGTCCATCGCCTGTGCCCTGGGCGATACCAAAGGGGCCGCTGCTCTGCTCGACGACCTCAAGCGCAGCTACGTGGCCCTGAGCGAAGCCAGGGTGGCGGTGCTGCGACCCGAGCTGACCTCGGTGTAG
- the murC gene encoding UDP-N-acetylmuramate--L-alanine ligase, with protein MPISVDFTGRPFHFIGIGGIGMSALAYILTKRNLPVSGSDLRLTHITHRLQEAGAHIFWQQEAANLSYFLTTSQPALATAAGRASAKVAVEPKLSAAVIAPNATPQVVCSTAIDTRNPEYQAALELGCPILHRSDLLAALIREYSSIAVAGTHGKTTTSSMIGHLLLNANLDPTIVVGGEVSSWGGNARLGHGPYLVAEADESDGTLAKLSASIGVVTNIELDHTDHYRDLEDVVQIFQTFQRQCGLLVASADCEVVCTSLTPDVTYSLSPDSSATYHVTDVQFGAEGTSALVWELGEPLGVLRLRVLGCHNLSNALAAVAVGRHLGIAFDKIADVLEKFCGARRRFEHRGSYNGIQFFDDYAHHPSEIRATLAAARIKADQSLLADSRQDGRRVVAVFQPHRFSRTAALLNDFTDAFMDADQVIMADIYSAGEKNTFGVSGRQLAETVAHAHPRVLYGHTLDDIQAALARSLRPGDLVMFMGAGNLNQIIPQVMAYYAEAEVPSLQEAC; from the coding sequence ATGCCGATTTCCGTAGATTTTACCGGCAGACCCTTTCATTTCATTGGGATAGGCGGCATTGGCATGTCGGCACTGGCCTACATTTTGACCAAGCGAAACCTGCCCGTATCGGGCTCTGACCTCCGCTTAACCCACATCACCCATCGCCTGCAAGAGGCCGGTGCTCACATTTTTTGGCAGCAAGAAGCCGCTAATCTAAGCTACTTTCTCACCACCAGTCAGCCAGCCCTTGCCACAGCCGCAGGCCGGGCCAGCGCCAAGGTGGCGGTCGAACCCAAGCTGAGTGCTGCGGTTATCGCCCCAAACGCGACGCCCCAGGTGGTTTGTTCTACCGCGATTGACACCCGCAATCCTGAATACCAGGCGGCCCTGGAGCTGGGCTGCCCCATACTGCATCGTTCTGACCTGCTGGCGGCCCTGATTCGCGAATACAGCAGCATCGCGGTAGCCGGTACCCACGGCAAGACCACCACCAGCAGCATGATTGGTCATCTGTTGCTCAACGCCAACCTTGACCCCACCATTGTCGTGGGGGGTGAGGTGTCGAGCTGGGGCGGCAATGCCCGCCTGGGCCACGGCCCCTACCTGGTTGCCGAGGCGGACGAGTCCGACGGCACCCTGGCGAAGCTGTCGGCCAGCATTGGCGTCGTCACCAACATCGAGCTAGACCACACCGACCACTACCGCGACCTAGAAGACGTGGTGCAAATTTTTCAAACCTTTCAGCGCCAGTGCGGCCTGCTGGTAGCCAGTGCCGACTGCGAGGTGGTGTGCACCAGTCTCACCCCCGATGTAACCTACAGTCTCAGCCCCGACAGCAGCGCGACTTACCACGTCACCGACGTGCAGTTTGGGGCCGAAGGCACCTCGGCTCTGGTTTGGGAACTGGGTGAACCCCTGGGGGTACTGCGCCTGCGGGTGCTGGGCTGCCACAACCTCAGCAACGCTCTGGCCGCCGTGGCCGTAGGGCGGCACCTGGGCATTGCCTTTGATAAAATTGCCGACGTGCTGGAGAAGTTTTGCGGCGCTCGCCGTCGGTTTGAGCACCGGGGCAGCTACAACGGCATTCAGTTTTTTGACGACTACGCCCACCACCCCAGCGAAATTCGCGCCACCCTGGCGGCGGCTCGCATCAAAGCTGACCAGTCTCTGCTGGCCGACAGCCGCCAGGACGGTCGCCGGGTGGTGGCCGTGTTTCAGCCCCACCGGTTTAGCCGGACAGCAGCGCTGCTAAACGATTTTACTGACGCTTTCATGGACGCCGACCAGGTGATTATGGCCGACATCTACAGCGCAGGTGAGAAGAATACCTTTGGTGTCTCGGGTCGCCAGCTGGCTGAGACCGTCGCCCACGCCCATCCTCGGGTGCTGTACGGCCACACCCTCGACGATATTCAGGCGGCTCTGGCCCGCAGCCTGCGCCCCGGCGACCTGGTAATGTTCATGGGGGCGGGCAATCTCAATCAGATCATTCCTCAGGTGATGGCCTACTACGCGGAGGCCGAGGTACCGTCGCTCCAGGAGGCCTGTTAG
- a CDS encoding CAP domain-containing protein, producing MALALAGCELTPVEQLEQLVERIPPVTRIGREPPAEPADEGAQSAAAAAMEALVYEQINEIRQQEGLNPLQPNGPLAEVARRYSQRMAEEDFFDHVSPTGDMPAQRVSGANIAYSMVGENLFTSTNAPDPAPLAVQSWMDSPGHRENIVRSGFTETGVGVWQRGNTYYFTQLFLRPL from the coding sequence GTGGCCTTAGCGCTAGCCGGCTGCGAACTGACCCCGGTAGAGCAGCTCGAGCAGCTGGTTGAGCGGATTCCTCCGGTGACGCGGATTGGGCGAGAGCCGCCCGCAGAACCAGCCGATGAAGGGGCTCAGTCGGCGGCGGCCGCTGCTATGGAAGCCCTGGTCTACGAGCAGATCAACGAAATTCGCCAGCAGGAGGGACTCAACCCGCTCCAGCCCAATGGCCCCTTGGCCGAGGTGGCGCGCCGATACAGCCAGCGGATGGCAGAGGAAGACTTTTTTGACCATGTCAGCCCGACCGGTGACATGCCCGCCCAACGGGTATCAGGGGCCAATATTGCCTACTCGATGGTGGGAGAAAACCTGTTCACCAGCACCAATGCCCCCGACCCCGCTCCCCTGGCGGTGCAAAGCTGGATGGATAGCCCCGGGCACCGGGAAAACATTGTGCGATCGGGCTTTACAGAGACAGGGGTAGGGGTCTGGCAGCGGGGTAACACCTACTACTTCACCCAGCTGTTTCTGCGTCCCCTGTAG
- a CDS encoding IS630 family transposase (programmed frameshift), with protein MVKKYIVRLSEDERQRLEQLASTGKRAAYTITHARILLKADANQPDGGWRDQDIQAALDISLRTVERVRRRCVEDGIEAALRSRPGGGRPRKIDGDGEAHLIALRCGGPPEGRGRWTLRLLAEHMVELGYVEALSHESVRQALKKNELHPWRQTCWVIPPRQSADFVWRMEAVLEVYQSPYNPAIPVVCIDEASKQLVQETVTPIPAQAGQVERLDYEYLRNGTANLFMVCEPMVGWRRVTVTQQRTALDYAHLLKTLVDEDYAQADKVLLVQDNLNTHSPASLYKAFSPDEAQRILSRLDFCYTPKHGSWLNMAEIELSILSRQCLDRRIPDFNTLEREVAAWQSDRNHDETWVDWRFTTADARVKLHRLYPSIID; from the exons ATGGTCAAGAAGTACATTGTTCGATTGAGTGAGGACGAACGACAAAGGCTCGAGCAGCTTGCCAGTACGGGTAAACGGGCCGCGTACACCATTACCCATGCTCGGATACTGCTGAAAGCGGATGCGAACCAGCCTGATGGGGGTTGGCGTGACCAGGACATCCAAGCGGCATTAGATATCAGCCTGAGAACCGTAGAACGTGTTCGGCGGCGGTGTGTAGAAGACGGCATAGAGGCGGCCCTACGGAGTCGTCCGGGCGGCGGTCGCCCTCGCAAAATCGATGGTGACGGCGAAGCTCACTTAATCGCATTGCGCTGTGGTGGTCCACCGGAGGGCCGGGGGCGCTGGACCCTACGATTGCTGGCCGAGCACATGGTCGAGTTGGGGTATGTCGAGGCGTTGAGCCATGAAAGCGTGCGCCAAGCGCTTAAAAAAA ACGAACTGCATCCCTGGAGACAGACCTGCTGGGTGATTCCGCCCCGGCAAAGTGCAGACTTTGTTTGGCGCATGGAGGCCGTGCTGGAGGTCTACCAAAGCCCTTACAATCCCGCCATTCCGGTGGTGTGTATCGATGAAGCCAGTAAGCAATTGGTGCAGGAAACCGTAACGCCCATTCCAGCGCAGGCCGGTCAGGTTGAGCGCCTGGATTATGAGTACCTCCGCAATGGTACCGCTAACCTGTTTATGGTTTGTGAGCCGATGGTCGGATGGCGGCGGGTCACCGTGACCCAGCAGCGCACGGCCCTCGATTATGCACATCTCCTCAAAACCTTGGTCGATGAGGACTATGCCCAGGCCGATAAGGTGCTGCTGGTTCAAGATAATCTCAACACCCATTCTCCTGCTTCGCTCTACAAGGCCTTCAGCCCAGACGAAGCCCAGCGCATCCTGAGTCGCTTGGACTTTTGCTACACACCCAAGCATGGGAGTTGGCTGAACATGGCTGAAATTGAGTTAAGCATTCTCAGCCGCCAATGCCTTGACCGCCGCATTCCCGACTTCAACACCCTCGAGCGCGAGGTCGCCGCTTGGCAGAGCGACCGCAATCACGATGAAACCTGGGTGGACTGGCGTTTTACCACAGCCGATGCCAGGGTAAAGCTTCATCGTCTTTACCCGTCAATTATTGATTGA
- a CDS encoding UPF0175 family protein has product MHPAPRTAGPGQNQLGQVLGKLYELGCISGGFAARILGCDLGEFYRLLSEHGFAVIDYPEDE; this is encoded by the coding sequence TTGCACCCTGCACCCAGAACGGCTGGCCCCGGTCAAAATCAGCTTGGTCAAGTACTAGGTAAACTCTACGAACTAGGGTGTATCTCCGGGGGGTTCGCCGCGCGAATTCTAGGCTGCGACCTGGGGGAGTTCTATCGACTGCTTTCTGAACATGGATTTGCCGTCATCGATTACCCAGAAGATGAATAG
- the murB gene encoding UDP-N-acetylmuramate dehydrogenase: protein MNQTLGVAPNLACLKSQVSLQPLSTFRVGGAAEWLAMPRQQSELEQVLAWAIAADLKLTPLGAGSNLLISDRGIAGLVLCTRRWRGTTFDEAGRVTVAAGEPLPTLAWKAAKRGCRGLEWAVGIPGTVGGAVVMNAGAHGGCAADVLTSATVLDPMTGILTMTPKDLAFQYRTSILQGGRRVVLEATFQLEPGHDPEVVVADTLAGLNQRRATQPYDLPNCGSVFRNPYPHTAGTLIETAGLKGYRIGNAQVSERHANFIVNLGGATAADIQRLIHHVQHEVEARWNLRLQTEVKLLGEFPNL from the coding sequence ATGAACCAAACCCTTGGGGTCGCCCCGAATTTGGCCTGTCTAAAATCGCAGGTGTCGCTACAGCCCTTGAGCACCTTTCGGGTGGGGGGGGCGGCGGAGTGGCTAGCGATGCCGCGCCAGCAAAGCGAACTAGAGCAGGTTTTAGCCTGGGCGATCGCCGCCGACCTCAAACTTACCCCCCTGGGGGCGGGGTCAAATCTGCTGATCAGCGATCGCGGCATTGCCGGTCTGGTGCTCTGCACCCGTCGCTGGCGCGGTACCACCTTCGACGAGGCCGGTCGCGTTACCGTGGCGGCCGGAGAACCGTTGCCCACCCTGGCGTGGAAAGCGGCCAAACGTGGCTGTCGCGGCCTCGAATGGGCCGTAGGTATTCCTGGCACCGTGGGCGGCGCGGTGGTGATGAATGCCGGAGCCCACGGCGGCTGCGCGGCGGACGTACTAACCTCGGCCACCGTGCTCGACCCAATGACCGGCATTTTGACAATGACGCCCAAGGATTTGGCGTTTCAGTACCGCACCTCAATTCTTCAGGGGGGGCGACGGGTGGTGCTGGAGGCGACTTTTCAGCTGGAGCCCGGGCATGACCCAGAGGTGGTGGTGGCCGATACCCTGGCGGGGCTCAACCAGCGCCGGGCCACCCAGCCCTACGACCTGCCCAACTGCGGCAGCGTATTTCGCAATCCCTACCCCCACACCGCCGGGACACTGATCGAGACCGCCGGGCTGAAGGGCTACCGCATCGGCAACGCCCAGGTATCGGAGCGCCACGCCAACTTCATTGTCAACCTGGGTGGGGCCACCGCCGCCGACATTCAACGCCTGATTCACCACGTGCAGCATGAGGTAGAGGCCCGCTGGAACCTGCGCCTGCAAACCGAGGTGAAGTTGCTGGGAGAGTTTCCAAACCTTTAG
- a CDS encoding NAD(P)H dehydrogenase subunit NdhS, which translates to MIFPGAPVTVVNVNDTYYGFQGLVQRITDGKVAVLFEGGNWDKLVTFEMSELEPVSSGKRR; encoded by the coding sequence ATGATTTTTCCTGGGGCTCCGGTTACGGTGGTCAACGTCAACGATACCTACTATGGTTTTCAGGGGCTGGTGCAGCGCATTACCGACGGCAAGGTGGCGGTGCTGTTTGAGGGCGGCAACTGGGATAAGCTGGTCACCTTTGAGATGTCTGAACTAGAGCCGGTGAGCTCCGGCAAGCGGCGCTAG
- a CDS encoding DUF4168 domain-containing protein → MKPSTLFKGLLAATLLLGVPAAAVAQGQEAPAPAQAAPVEVSETQIDRFASAYQAIQSIQQAVQADLVAAVEATGLTVDDYNAIAESQQSPEAVAEVPAEQAEQFAAAAEQVATLREGARSEMQAAIAAEDLTVEEFEQILTQAQQDPALQQAIAERLVR, encoded by the coding sequence ATGAAACCTTCAACACTGTTTAAAGGCCTGCTTGCCGCCACTCTGCTGCTGGGTGTTCCGGCGGCCGCCGTGGCCCAGGGGCAAGAAGCTCCAGCCCCTGCCCAAGCGGCTCCGGTAGAGGTGTCTGAGACTCAAATCGACCGTTTTGCCAGCGCCTATCAGGCCATTCAGAGCATTCAGCAAGCGGTACAGGCCGACCTGGTAGCCGCTGTCGAAGCCACGGGGTTAACAGTGGACGACTACAATGCGATCGCCGAGTCGCAGCAGTCCCCTGAAGCCGTTGCCGAAGTGCCAGCGGAGCAGGCCGAGCAGTTCGCCGCCGCCGCTGAGCAAGTGGCCACCCTGCGCGAGGGCGCACGCAGCGAGATGCAGGCGGCGATCGCCGCCGAAGACTTGACCGTCGAAGAGTTTGAGCAGATTTTGACCCAGGCCCAGCAAGACCCCGCCCTGCAGCAGGCTATTGCAGAGCGCCTGGTGCGCTAG
- a CDS encoding FAD-binding oxidoreductase, which yields MQTFDWIVVGNGLVGAAVSYELARCGLSVLLLDSVTERSANRALESGNATRYSYGGIPYWSGSTPLTQQLCQEGIAKQRQLSDELEADTQFRELDLVLTLAADGDPGAAAKAYAQCATPPRFVSPADARSLEPLLNGEAIAGAFTVRHGHVSPVALVSAYNRAFQRWGGTRMIAAVVDVVRIKDRVTGVLTTEQACPAKNVLVAAGAFSRSLLHQAQVNIPLYYTHAELIETPPLDLRLRSLIMPAQTQRFTQEAKASQPETDGRWDEPGHELTPAILDSGAIQFLDGHICLGQISRTLTDLDAELDGAESDRILRAAMAAQIPALADVPGTWRRCRVGFSRDGLPLVGAVPGVEGLHVMAGFSAPFVYLPPVAQRFAQAVVGEADGAIAAMALDRFAKAS from the coding sequence ATGCAAACCTTCGACTGGATTGTGGTCGGCAACGGCCTGGTGGGGGCGGCGGTCAGCTACGAACTGGCCCGCTGTGGGCTCTCGGTGCTGCTGCTCGATTCCGTAACGGAACGCTCCGCGAATCGCGCCCTGGAGTCCGGCAACGCCACCCGCTACAGCTACGGCGGCATTCCCTACTGGTCGGGCAGCACGCCCCTCACCCAGCAGCTCTGCCAGGAGGGCATTGCCAAGCAGCGCCAGCTCAGCGACGAGCTGGAGGCCGACACCCAGTTTCGCGAGTTGGATCTGGTGCTCACCCTGGCGGCGGATGGCGACCCTGGGGCTGCCGCAAAAGCCTATGCCCAGTGCGCGACGCCGCCCCGGTTTGTGTCGCCCGCCGACGCCCGGTCGCTAGAACCGCTGTTGAATGGGGAGGCGATCGCCGGAGCCTTCACCGTGCGCCACGGCCATGTCTCGCCGGTGGCCTTAGTCAGCGCCTACAACCGGGCGTTTCAGCGATGGGGAGGCACCCGTATGATTGCGGCTGTGGTGGATGTGGTGCGAATCAAAGATCGCGTCACGGGCGTTCTGACCACCGAGCAGGCTTGCCCCGCCAAGAACGTGCTGGTGGCGGCAGGGGCCTTTAGCCGATCGCTGCTGCACCAGGCCCAGGTGAACATTCCGCTCTACTACACCCATGCCGAGCTGATAGAAACCCCACCGCTGGATCTCAGGCTGCGATCGCTGATTATGCCCGCCCAGACCCAGCGCTTTACGCAGGAAGCTAAAGCGAGTCAGCCCGAGACCGACGGGCGGTGGGATGAGCCGGGCCATGAGCTGACTCCGGCCATTCTCGACAGCGGGGCAATTCAGTTTTTAGACGGCCATATCTGCCTGGGCCAGATCAGCCGCACCCTGACCGATTTAGATGCAGAGCTGGATGGCGCGGAGAGCGATCGCATCCTGCGGGCCGCCATGGCTGCTCAAATTCCGGCCCTGGCCGATGTGCCCGGCACCTGGCGGCGCTGCCGGGTCGGCTTTAGCCGCGACGGGCTACCCCTGGTGGGGGCCGTCCCTGGGGTAGAGGGGCTGCACGTAATGGCCGGGTTTAGCGCCCCTTTTGTGTATCTACCGCCGGTAGCCCAGCGCTTTGCCCAGGCGGTGGTGGGGGAAGCAGATGGGGCGATCGCAGCCATGGCCCTCGACCGCTTTGCTAAGGCATCCTAA
- a CDS encoding HAS-barrel domain-containing protein, with translation MRLPLPQTTAQARRPDHIAEVIETATTEFLAQCLEPEALAFSAMPPFGSWVTALDEESGNTVYGVVYHATTSPIDSVHRARALGLSLEDLRQQQPQIFAMLKTEFKAAIVGFRAPDLAGRPQGPIFQHLPPRPPQVHQAVYACTPEVVIEFTEQLDFLRTLLAMGSAPVDSLVAAVLRQGYQLRQLDRAWLVQAGRTLSIFLKDDYDRLRIILGQIYA, from the coding sequence ATGCGCTTACCCCTACCCCAGACCACGGCCCAGGCGCGGCGGCCCGATCACATCGCCGAGGTGATCGAAACCGCCACCACCGAATTTTTGGCCCAGTGCCTGGAGCCTGAGGCGCTGGCGTTTTCGGCCATGCCCCCCTTTGGCAGCTGGGTCACTGCCCTAGATGAGGAGTCGGGCAACACTGTCTACGGCGTGGTGTATCACGCCACCACCAGCCCCATCGACTCAGTGCACCGGGCGCGGGCGCTGGGGCTGTCCCTCGAAGACCTGCGCCAGCAGCAGCCGCAAATTTTTGCCATGCTCAAGACCGAGTTTAAGGCGGCGATCGTGGGCTTTCGCGCCCCCGATCTGGCGGGGCGACCCCAGGGGCCAATCTTTCAGCATCTGCCGCCCCGACCGCCCCAGGTGCACCAGGCGGTGTATGCCTGCACGCCTGAGGTCGTCATTGAGTTCACCGAGCAGCTCGATTTTCTCAGAACCCTGCTGGCCATGGGCAGCGCCCCGGTCGATAGCCTGGTGGCGGCGGTGCTGCGCCAGGGCTACCAGCTCCGCCAGCTCGATCGCGCCTGGCTGGTACAGGCGGGCCGCACCCTCAGCATCTTCTTAAAGGATGACTACGATCGCCTGCGGATCATCCTCGGACAGATCTATGCTTAG
- a CDS encoding type I glyceraldehyde-3-phosphate dehydrogenase, translating to MVRVAINGFGRIGRNFLRCWLTRENSQLEVVAINDTSDPKTNSHLLKYDSMLGRLDADISAGEDTLVVNGKTIKCYSDRNPNNLPWAAWDIDLVIESTGVFVSEEGASRHIEAGAKKVLITAPGKGGGIGTYVMGVNHQEYTHDRHNVVSNASCTTNCLAPVVKVLNDNFGIIKGTMTTTHSYTGDQRLLDASHRDLRRARAAALNIVPTTTGAAKAVALVIPEMEGKLNGIALRVPTPNVSVVDLVVQVEKPAIADQVNQVLKSASEGAMKGILAYSDLPLVSIDYRKTDESSIVDSSLTMVMGGDMVKVVAWYDNEWGYSQRVVDLAELVASNWK from the coding sequence GTGGTTAGAGTAGCAATTAATGGTTTTGGCCGCATTGGCCGTAATTTTCTGCGCTGCTGGTTGACGCGCGAGAACAGCCAGCTTGAGGTGGTCGCTATTAACGATACGTCTGATCCTAAGACCAACTCCCACCTGCTGAAGTATGACTCGATGCTGGGTCGCCTCGATGCCGATATCAGTGCTGGAGAAGACACCCTGGTCGTCAACGGCAAGACCATTAAGTGCTACTCCGATCGCAACCCCAACAATCTGCCCTGGGCCGCCTGGGACATTGACCTGGTGATTGAGTCCACTGGGGTATTTGTCAGCGAAGAGGGTGCCTCGCGCCACATTGAGGCGGGCGCTAAGAAAGTGCTGATCACCGCGCCGGGCAAGGGCGGCGGCATTGGCACCTACGTCATGGGCGTCAACCACCAAGAGTACACCCACGACCGGCACAACGTGGTCAGCAACGCCAGCTGCACCACCAACTGTCTGGCTCCGGTGGTCAAGGTGCTCAACGACAACTTTGGCATCATCAAGGGCACGATGACCACCACCCACAGCTACACGGGCGATCAGCGCCTGCTGGATGCCAGCCACCGCGACCTGCGTCGGGCTCGTGCCGCCGCGCTCAACATTGTGCCCACCACCACCGGGGCTGCTAAAGCCGTGGCCCTGGTGATTCCCGAGATGGAGGGCAAGCTGAACGGCATCGCCCTGCGGGTACCAACTCCCAACGTGTCGGTGGTTGACCTGGTGGTACAGGTCGAGAAGCCTGCGATCGCCGATCAGGTTAACCAGGTGCTCAAATCCGCCTCGGAAGGCGCTATGAAGGGTATTTTGGCCTATAGCGACCTGCCCCTGGTCTCCATCGACTACCGCAAGACCGATGAGTCTTCGATCGTTGACTCCAGCCTGACCATGGTGATGGGCGGCGACATGGTGAAAGTGGTGGCCTGGTACGACAACGAGTGGGGCTACAGCCAGCGGGTGGTTGACCTGGCCGAGCTGGTGGCCTCCAACTGGAAGTAG